Proteins encoded together in one Dermacentor variabilis isolate Ectoservices chromosome 2, ASM5094787v1, whole genome shotgun sequence window:
- the LOC142573187 gene encoding uncharacterized protein LOC142573187: protein MLFVPLLTVLLILWTRRNPRTQLEYCTSAACTKALNSLRTLVDDTVDPCHDLHAHVCRRWDSVTGGRTGYVDESVQRTAERVNRALLSIASRQTLPRETRLVARLYQLCSSFMVEPDRDVQRAEMLRRFYGFYGDLLKIRHYSDVLVHLVNLSLAQGIHTVFGVKLVRTGVVPCVIVFPGKALQQKARPSSLAPFDQYLKTFVADVAESSGSVPGAFDLDDLMKLEEGVERILNNETYSNGRRQLGAAVLTALHDALSSEDWLAAINAHLPKSQQLTDDSHVTVDAFASVRNVLRLFGNQLPDHGVAYLYLNVLLDGFRFDYLRTVHNKSGMVILHACLQASAEAVWYTRDVVADLIYGGRDGGGAVTADIFGRLREAISPASGSFRWMGNAMRRRVERTLSTISLRMHDWSDSNATFATTSDLGDTLLAGMTPTEFPAMYMRLRKEQQQGFLSNSDAKRAADGDLHFFANGAEFDAEANALIVPASLRVEPLLYPKDVPPEFTAGTLGVLMAKEVHRAVVLDNTADDWSNRERTAMARFEQCARVLASTLNVSLAARDASAQGGQPSPYVLWMMATTTALEALRLASRSFRGASNVAHHWKPAQRTFFRRLCLLTCGAPEAPEDAAEEALSSRLLCLLPTANMPQFADAFDCTANYEEAFCVFE from the coding sequence ATGCTCTTCGTCCCGCTGCTCACCGTGCTGCTCATCCTGTGGACGCGCCGCAACCCGCGCACCCAGCTCGAGTACTGTACCAGCGCAGCGTGTACCAAGGCCCTGAATTCGCTGCGCACTCTGGTGGACGACACGGTGGACCCGTGCCACGACTTACACGCGCACGTGTGCCGCCGGTGGGACTCCGTGACCGGAGGCCGCACCGGCTACGTCGACGAGAGCGTCCAGCGCACAGCAGAGCGCGTCAATCGCGCCCTTCTGAGCATCGCGTCGCGCCAAACGCTGCCCCGCGAAACGCGTCTCGTGGCCCGACTCTACCAACTCTGCTCGTCGTTTATGGTCGAACCGGACCGAGATGTTCAGCGCGCCGAAATGCTGCGGCGTTTTTACGGCTTCTACGGCGATCTGCTCAAGATCCGGCACTACTCGGACGTCCTGGTACACCTCGTCAACTTGTCACTCGCTCAGGGCATTCACACGGTATTCGGTGTGAAGCTGGTACGTACCGGCGTTGTGCCTTGTGTGATCGTGTTTCCTGGGAAGGCGTTACAGCAAAAAGCTCGTCCGTCATCGCTGGCCCCTTTCGATCAGTACCTAAAGACGTTCGTTGCAGACGTGGCCGAAAGCAGCGGCAGTGTTCCCGGGGCTTTCGACCTGGACGATTTGATGAAGCTGGAGGAGGGGGTCGAGCGAATCCTGAACAACGAAACCTACTCAAACGGGCGTCGACAACTGGGCGCAGCGGTGCTGACGGCACTGCACGACGCGCTCAGCTCCGAGGACTGGTTAGCGGCCATTAACGCTCACCTTCCAAAGAGCCAGCAGTTAACCGACGACTCTCACGTCACAGTTGACGCTTTCGCTTCTGTCCGAAATGTCTTGCGGCTGTTCGGCAACCAACTGCCCGACCACGGCGTGGCCTACCTGTACCTGAACGTGCTTCTGGACGGGTTCCGCTTCGACTACCTGCGCACTGTGCATAACAAGAGCGGCATGGTCATCCTACATGCCTGCTTGCAGGCGAGCGCAGAAGCTGTCTGGTACACGAGGGACGTCGTCGCCGACCTCATCTACGGCGGTCGCGATGGCGGCGGCGCGGTAACCGCCGACATTTTCGGCCGGCTCCGCGAGGCCATTTCGCCCGCCAGCGGATCTTTTCGCTGGATGGGGAACGCCATGCGACGCCGCGTCGAACGAACGCTGTCTACCATCTCCCTGCGCATGCACGACTGGAGCGATTCGAATGCCACGTTTGCAACCACGAGCGACCTCGGCGACACTCTTCTAGCCGGAATGACACCCACGGAGTTCCCGGCCATGTACATGCGCTTGCGAAAGGAGCAGCAGCAAGGGTTTCTTTCTAACAGTGACGCGAAACGCGCGGCCGACGGGGATCTGCACTTCTTCGCGAACGGCGCGGAGTTCGATGCCGAGGCCAATGCCCTGATCGTGCCCGCATCGCTCCGCGTAGAGCCACTGCTGTACCCGAAGGACGTTCCGCCCGAGTTCACAGCGGGGACCCTCGGCGTCCTGATGGCCAAGGAAGTGCATCGTGCGGTTGTTTTGGATAACACCGCCGACGACTGGAGCAACCGAGAACGCACAGCGATGGCGAGGTTCGAGCAGTGCGCCCGGGTCCTCGCCTCGACGTTGAACGTGTCGCTGGCGGCGCGAGACGCAAGCGCGCAGGGCGGGCAGCCTTCGCCCTATGTTTTGTGGATGATGGCCACCACGACGGCCCTCGAGGCGCTTAGGCTCGCGTCACGGAGCTTTCGAGGAGCCTCGAATGTCGCCCATCACTGGAAGCCGGCGCAGCGGACGTTCTTCAGGCGCCTCTGCCTTCTCACGTGCGGGGCCCCTGAAGCACCGGAGGATGCCGCGGAAGAAGCGCTGTCGTCCAGGCTTCTCTGTCTCCTGCCTACTGCGAACATGCCGCAGTTCGCAGATGCTTTCGATTGCACCGCAAACTACGAGGAGGCATTTTGCGTCTTTGAGTGA